Genomic DNA from Nitratidesulfovibrio vulgaris str. Hildenborough:
TGGTGATTTCCCAGAAGAAGTACATCCATGCGAGGTTGTTGGAGAGCACGAGGCCGTTCATGGCGCCGAGGAAGAGCACGACGAAGAAGAAGAACCGGGGCTGCTTCGTCTGGGGCAGGTGCAGGTGTTCTTCGTGCTCTTTCATGTAGCCGAGGCCGTATACACAGATGAGGCCGCCCACAAAGCTGATGATGAGCACCATCGTCAGCGAGAGGCTGTCCACGTAGAAGCCGGGTACGGTCGCGCCATGATCCATCAGGAAGAACTCAAGATAGATAAGGCCAACTATCTGCAGCACAGTCATGCCCATGATGAGCAGATGCCGCATCTTTGTACCCAGATACAGGATGTAGAAAAGCAGCGCGAAATCGAGGAAGGCTATCAGCCCGTCGAGTCCGATCCCGAGAAACGACTTCGGGGCGAACATTATCGGGCCGCTTCCTGCCATTCCGAGAGCAGACAGGGCCGTGACCGCCACCGCACCGGGGACGATCAGACGCCGTGCCGCTTCTCCCCTGACGAAATAGACCGCTAGGGCCGCCAGAAGAGGAAACGCGACGCATCCGAAAACAAGGGTGTCCAGCATACGCACCTCGTACCATGAAAAGGGGGCAGCAACCTCTACCGGGGAGATCGGTTGCTGTCTGTCGTTGCACGTCCTAGGGGGGACGTGAGCCCTTGGATTCCCGCACCGAATGTAATGTCGCAACTACACGAATGCGTCAAGGGTAGTGAAAAAAAATCAGTAGGTTGTGTAATCAGTCGAAGTGCTGCGGTAGGAATTGAAAACCCTGCACTGGTGCTTGCCCGAATTGCCGCATGGCTGCTTGATGGGAGCCAAGCTTGTGCTTGACTTGGCTAAACGGTCGTTTAGAAAGGCGGTGGAGGAAGACCGTATGCAAGGCGGAAGTCGTGAGAGATTGCTCGAAGCCGCAGGAGAGACCTTCGCCGAAAAAGGCTTCCACAGGGCGTCGTTGCGGGAGATATGCACCCGCGCCGGTATGAACGTGGCGATGGTGAAATACCATTTCGGCGACAAGATGGGGCTGTACCGCGAAGTGTTGCATGCGACCTTCGATGCTGCGGCAAAGGCAAGGATACAGCGTACGCTGGTGGCATGCCCACGTCAGAGGCTCTATGACTTCATCCATGACCAGTTGCTGCGCGTGCGGGGCGGACGACGACCGCCATGGTACAATCGTCTCATGGCGCGTGAGCTCGCCTCGCCTTCCCCGGCGCTCGACGAACTTGTCGCGCGTGGCATCCTGCCCGTGTCACGCGAGTTGCGAGGCATCGTGATGGATCTACTTGGCGAGGGCGCAACAGACCGGGAAATCACATTGCATTCGCTTTCAGTGGTGGGACAGTCGCTGCATCATCATCACGCACGGGCCATCATCGAACGTCTCTATCCAGACCTCACCTATACGCAGCGAGACATCGCCGCTTTGGCTGAACACATCGTGCGTTTCTCTCTCGATGCCCTTGATGCAGCCAGGAAGCGCATCACGGAACGGGCCCACGGCGCACAGGATAACGTTGCCGAGAGAGGCGTTCTCCATTCCGGACGGGATGTTGCGCATCCTTCGGATGCCGGCTGACATGTTGGCACAGAGTTCTTTTGCATCATGCAAGGCGGCGATTTTGCCTCATCC
This window encodes:
- a CDS encoding DUF1956 domain-containing protein, whose amino-acid sequence is MQGGSRERLLEAAGETFAEKGFHRASLREICTRAGMNVAMVKYHFGDKMGLYREVLHATFDAAAKARIQRTLVACPRQRLYDFIHDQLLRVRGGRRPPWYNRLMARELASPSPALDELVARGILPVSRELRGIVMDLLGEGATDREITLHSLSVVGQSLHHHHARAIIERLYPDLTYTQRDIAALAEHIVRFSLDALDAARKRITERAHGAQDNVAERGVLHSGRDVAHPSDAG